A genomic window from Massilia sp. METH4 includes:
- a CDS encoding LacI family DNA-binding transcriptional regulator, which produces MTIKDVAQAANVSVASVSRVLNGHASVTEETRTHILAVMKELRYVPHVGARSLSTSLTNTVGLLLPDLYGEYFSEMIRGIDGAARSRGLHLLVASLHGGADEAAAAIRTMRGRVDGLLVMSPHVDAAFLAQNLPEHLPIVLLNSGAGGGAYPSVSIDNYSAAHAMVEHLAACGHRSIGFITGPAGNFEAQERLRGYRAALAALLPGVREHVFEGDFTEEAGTRVGTALAGSAHRPRAVFAANDMMAIGAQLALQAAGVQVPRDIALAGFDDIPVARYVTPALTTVRVPIAGLGAQALHRLVARIGGRIGAGAAAETLEAQLVVRASSGCPDLNASNRIPRKGD; this is translated from the coding sequence GTGACGATCAAGGATGTGGCGCAGGCGGCAAACGTGTCGGTGGCTTCCGTGTCGCGCGTGCTCAATGGCCATGCCTCCGTGACCGAGGAGACGCGCACCCACATCCTTGCCGTGATGAAGGAGCTGCGCTATGTGCCCCACGTGGGCGCGCGCAGCTTGTCCACCAGTCTCACGAATACCGTCGGCCTGCTGCTGCCGGACCTGTACGGCGAATATTTTTCCGAGATGATCCGCGGCATCGATGGCGCCGCGCGCAGCCGCGGCCTGCACCTGCTGGTGGCCAGCCTGCATGGCGGTGCGGACGAGGCGGCGGCCGCGATCCGCACCATGCGCGGGCGGGTCGACGGGCTGCTGGTGATGTCGCCGCATGTCGATGCCGCGTTCCTGGCGCAGAACCTGCCGGAGCACCTGCCGATCGTGTTGCTGAACAGCGGCGCCGGCGGCGGCGCCTATCCGTCGGTCTCGATCGACAACTACAGCGCCGCCCATGCCATGGTCGAACACCTGGCGGCGTGCGGCCACCGCAGCATCGGTTTCATCACCGGCCCGGCCGGCAATTTCGAAGCGCAGGAACGGCTGCGCGGTTACCGGGCCGCGCTGGCCGCATTGCTGCCCGGCGTGCGCGAGCACGTCTTCGAGGGCGACTTCACCGAGGAGGCTGGCACCCGCGTAGGCACGGCGCTGGCCGGCAGCGCGCACCGGCCGCGTGCCGTGTTCGCGGCCAACGACATGATGGCGATCGGCGCCCAGCTCGCCCTGCAGGCGGCCGGCGTGCAGGTGCCCCGCGACATCGCGCTTGCCGGCTTCGACGATATCCCCGTGGCCCGCTACGTCACCCCCGCGCTCACCACCGTGCGCGTGCCGATCGCCGGCCTCGGCGCGCAGGCGCTGCACCGGCTCGTCGCGCGCATCGGCGGCCGGATCGGGGCCGGCGCGGCCGCCGAGACCCTGGAGGCGCAGCTCGTCGTGCGTGCCTCGAGCGGCTGTCCCGATTTGAATGCATCGAACAGGATTCCAAGAAAAGGAGACTGA
- a CDS encoding sugar ABC transporter permease produces MNLERAAWCFVAPALLAILVFFFLPVAAALAMSLTDFDIYALADIGNLRFVGLRNYIELLQTPLFWRALGNTFYFVIVGVPLSIAASLGAALLLHSRVTLLKGLFRTAFFVPVVTSLVAVAVIWRYVLHTRYGMLNYALSWLGIAPIDWLGDPHWSMPAIILFAVWKNFGYNMIILLAGLQSIPNELYEAADLDGAGTWAKFRWVTWPMLGPTLLMVSILSMSGYFQLFAEPYVMTQGGPVQSTVSVLYFMYEQGFKWWNLGVASAVAFVLFAIMFTITLLQLRVAKGLGA; encoded by the coding sequence ATGAACCTGGAACGGGCGGCATGGTGCTTCGTGGCGCCGGCATTGCTGGCGATCCTCGTGTTCTTCTTCCTGCCGGTGGCCGCCGCGCTGGCCATGAGCCTCACCGACTTCGATATCTACGCGCTGGCCGACATCGGCAACCTGCGCTTCGTCGGGCTGCGCAACTATATCGAGCTGCTGCAAACGCCGCTGTTCTGGCGGGCGCTGGGCAACACCTTTTATTTCGTGATCGTGGGCGTGCCGCTGTCGATCGCCGCTTCGCTGGGCGCCGCGCTGCTGCTGCATTCCCGCGTCACCTTGCTGAAAGGCCTGTTCCGCACGGCGTTCTTCGTGCCGGTGGTCACCTCGCTCGTCGCCGTCGCCGTCATCTGGCGCTACGTGCTGCATACGCGCTACGGCATGCTGAACTACGCGCTGTCGTGGCTGGGCATCGCGCCCATCGACTGGCTGGGCGACCCGCACTGGTCGATGCCGGCGATTATCCTCTTCGCCGTGTGGAAGAATTTCGGCTACAACATGATCATCCTGCTGGCCGGGCTGCAAAGCATTCCGAACGAACTGTACGAAGCCGCGGACCTCGATGGCGCGGGCACCTGGGCCAAATTCCGTTGGGTGACGTGGCCGATGCTGGGGCCGACGCTGCTGATGGTCAGTATCCTTTCCATGTCCGGCTATTTCCAGCTGTTCGCCGAACCGTACGTGATGACGCAGGGCGGCCCGGTGCAAAGCACCGTCAGCGTGCTGTACTTCATGTACGAGCAAGGCTTCAAGTGGTGGAACCTGGGCGTGGCTTCGGCCGTGGCCTTCGTGCTGTTTGCCATCATGTTCACGATCACGCTGCTGCAATTGCGGGTGGCGAAGGGGCTCGGCGCATGA
- a CDS encoding carbohydrate ABC transporter permease — MKKILLNAVMVLAGVLAVFPLVWMVSVSLMRPGEASAFPPPLVPASATLDNYRELFAHAGIGRYLFNSLLLSTGATLLSLVFNVTAGYAFAKLRFRGRERIFRTLLGALVIPAQVAMLPLFLLLKQLGLVNTYGAVLVPALASVFGIFLVRQYALTIPDALLEAARMDGAGEWRIFHSIVLPLLTPILVTLAIFTFLGTWNDFMWPLIVLTDKDLYTLPVALASLSREHVQDNELMMAGSVLTIVPALLLFLGLQRYYIQGMLVGSVKG; from the coding sequence ATGAAGAAGATCCTGCTCAACGCCGTGATGGTGCTGGCCGGCGTGCTGGCCGTGTTCCCGCTGGTATGGATGGTGTCCGTGTCGCTGATGCGCCCCGGCGAAGCGAGCGCCTTCCCGCCGCCGCTGGTGCCGGCCAGTGCCACGCTGGACAACTACCGCGAACTGTTCGCCCATGCCGGCATCGGCCGCTACCTGTTTAACAGCCTGCTGCTCTCCACCGGCGCCACGCTGCTGTCGCTGGTGTTCAACGTCACCGCAGGCTATGCCTTCGCCAAGCTGCGGTTCAGGGGAAGGGAGCGCATCTTCCGCACGCTGCTGGGCGCACTGGTCATCCCCGCGCAGGTTGCCATGCTGCCGCTGTTCCTCCTCCTGAAGCAGTTGGGGCTCGTGAACACGTATGGCGCCGTGCTGGTGCCGGCGCTCGCTTCCGTGTTCGGGATCTTCCTTGTGCGGCAGTACGCACTGACGATTCCCGATGCGCTGCTGGAAGCGGCGCGCATGGATGGGGCGGGGGAGTGGCGCATCTTCCATTCCATCGTGCTGCCGCTCCTGACCCCCATCCTCGTCACGCTGGCGATCTTTACCTTTCTCGGCACGTGGAACGACTTCATGTGGCCGCTGATCGTGTTGACGGACAAGGACCTGTACACGCTGCCCGTGGCGCTGGCCTCGCTGTCGCGCGAGCACGTGCAGGACAATGAATTGATGATGGCCGGTTCCGTGCTGACCATCGTGCCGGCGCTGCTGCTGTTCCTGGGGCTGCAGCGCTACTACATCCAGGGCATGCTGGTGGGGAGCGTGAAGGGATGA
- a CDS encoding glucoamylase family protein, with the protein MRRALSVLLLAGALSTPALAANPLPPLFDDLQERTFRFFWETANPENGLVPDRHPTPSFSSVAAVGFGLTAYPIGVERGYITRAQAIERTLATLRFFRNAPQGEAKTGMTGHKGFFYHFLDMKTGQRHGDVELSTIDTALFLAGALFAQSYFDREEPREVEIRRLAAEIYARVDWKWAAANSSTAAPAVSLGWKPEEGFIGYDWKGYNEAMLLYVLALGSPKPEHALGPEAWKAWTSTYERSWGAPGYGEQRRPHLTFPSLFVHQYSHVWIDFRGIRDEYIRKVNEKYKGFDYFENSRRATYAQRDYAIANPLKCNGYGADVWGLTASDGPVDATFEWQGQKIPFRSYAARGMGGLQHYDDCTLAPTAVAGALPFAPEITIPAVVAMKERYGDFIYGRYGFLDAFNPSFEFKGKLQHGKVVPGRGWVAGDYLGIDQGPILAMTENYRNDFVWRVMRSNPAIRTGLIRAGFTGGWLAK; encoded by the coding sequence ATGCGCCGCGCACTTTCAGTGCTTCTGCTGGCGGGCGCGCTGTCCACGCCCGCGCTGGCGGCCAACCCGCTGCCGCCGCTGTTCGACGACCTGCAGGAGCGCACCTTCCGCTTCTTCTGGGAGACGGCCAACCCCGAGAACGGCCTGGTGCCGGACCGCCATCCCACGCCATCGTTTTCCAGCGTGGCCGCCGTCGGCTTCGGGCTGACGGCCTACCCGATCGGCGTGGAGCGCGGCTACATCACGCGCGCCCAGGCCATCGAGCGCACACTGGCCACGCTGCGTTTCTTCCGCAACGCCCCGCAGGGCGAGGCGAAGACGGGCATGACGGGCCACAAGGGCTTTTTCTACCACTTCCTCGACATGAAGACCGGGCAGCGCCACGGCGACGTGGAGCTGTCCACGATCGACACCGCGCTGTTCCTCGCCGGCGCGCTGTTCGCGCAATCGTACTTCGACCGTGAAGAACCGCGCGAAGTGGAAATCCGCCGGCTGGCCGCCGAGATCTATGCGCGCGTGGACTGGAAATGGGCCGCGGCGAATTCATCCACTGCGGCGCCCGCCGTCTCGCTGGGCTGGAAGCCGGAGGAGGGCTTCATCGGGTACGACTGGAAGGGCTACAACGAGGCAATGCTGCTCTACGTACTGGCGCTGGGTTCGCCGAAGCCCGAGCATGCGCTGGGCCCGGAAGCATGGAAGGCCTGGACCAGCACGTACGAGCGCAGCTGGGGCGCACCGGGGTATGGCGAACAGCGTCGTCCCCATCTCACTTTCCCTTCGCTGTTCGTGCACCAGTACAGCCACGTGTGGATCGACTTTCGCGGCATCCGCGACGAGTACATCCGCAAGGTGAACGAAAAATACAAGGGTTTCGACTACTTCGAGAACAGCCGCCGCGCGACCTACGCGCAGCGCGACTACGCGATCGCCAATCCGCTCAAGTGCAATGGCTATGGCGCCGACGTGTGGGGCCTGACGGCCAGCGACGGCCCGGTCGACGCCACGTTCGAGTGGCAGGGGCAGAAGATCCCGTTCCGCAGCTATGCCGCGCGCGGCATGGGCGGCTTGCAGCACTACGACGATTGCACGCTGGCGCCGACGGCGGTGGCGGGCGCGCTGCCCTTCGCGCCGGAGATCACGATCCCCGCGGTAGTCGCCATGAAGGAGCGCTACGGCGACTTCATCTACGGCCGCTACGGCTTCCTGGACGCGTTCAATCCCAGCTTCGAGTTCAAGGGCAAGCTCCAGCATGGCAAGGTGGTGCCGGGCAGGGGCTGGGTGGCGGGTGACTACCTGGGCATCGACCAGGGCCCGATCCTGGCCATGACGGAGAATTACCGCAACGATTTCGTCTGGCGCGTGATGCGCTCCAATCCGGCCATCCGCACGGGCCTCATCCGGGCCGGCTTCACTGGCGGGTGGCTCGCCAAGTGA
- a CDS encoding TonB-dependent receptor, whose protein sequence is MKSTSFHPLRLSMMAGALASALLAAAPASAQLSTATLRGQVTAAGAASPAGTPVTATNQGNGYTYRTTTRGDGSYVLTGLPPGSYQIQVGGQATETVTLAVGQTSTLDLNTAAATGGQPQRVVITGSAQRRDVTTSEVGTSVSREQIERLPQVTRNFLSFADLAPGVRFDVDQSGNVTLRSGAQNQDNVNVFIDGVSQKNNILRGGISGLDSSRGNPFPQSAIAEYKVISQNYKAEFDQVSSAAITAVTKSGTNELHGDVFWDHTGTNVTAMDPFQKKAEAQGIARPDSKQDQFGMTLGGPIRKDVAHFFLAYEGKKIDDPRQVLLQNQNQLPNAGIVPSLLAQQGATTSKFDEDLFLAKLNARISDEHDLEATVRVRRETDLVPEDKLLSLPGNEVARDNDEDRFDVKHTWTTDRFVNEARIGYEKYTWNPHSSATEPYIKYLVSPTNTKDNVVSVAIAGGSPNAQFRQQKGKLLQDDFTFTGLDRHTLKGGIKIKWMEYDLSGTARSVDMFEQLINNVTGIPETTKSDPALAAVGVNFKNTQYGIYLQDDWQVTPRLELNLGLRYDYENNMLNDGYATPADRVAIFSQPDTREGAPAGQTYGQSLAKGGINIADYISTGSSRKAFKDAWQPRLGFSYDLKGDRSSVIFGGWGRAYDRAVANYALDELQKNAQPGGEVWMIRNDHKAPYTDQFSLGLRQALGIWNGEVGYTNSRSRNQFNWFGGNRDPQGGWGKQSPIDPLWGSVPGYGTLILGDFISQAKTETVYFKVDKPYSRSSRWSVSATYTYSDAQTTNKEWKNDIFNWTYGRYPGQWNPSAEVEKHRLVVAATSGDLLPWGLLLSGKATFGSGLPFRMTDCHLGANQCVSIKGESDNFKQVDIGLAKDVQFRFGALTLRADVLNLFNSINYGGYDGWVGQPGSANRYGGDNPNVGLANAMGGPMRTLKLSARYAF, encoded by the coding sequence ATGAAGAGCACTTCCTTCCATCCGCTGCGCCTTTCCATGATGGCCGGGGCCCTGGCCTCGGCCCTGCTGGCGGCCGCGCCCGCGTCGGCCCAATTGTCCACGGCCACCCTGCGCGGGCAGGTCACCGCCGCCGGCGCGGCCAGCCCCGCGGGCACGCCCGTCACCGCGACCAACCAGGGCAACGGCTACACCTACCGCACCACCACGCGGGGGGACGGCAGCTATGTGCTGACCGGCCTGCCGCCCGGCTCCTACCAGATCCAGGTGGGGGGACAAGCCACGGAAACGGTGACGCTGGCCGTCGGCCAGACCAGCACGCTGGACCTGAACACGGCAGCCGCGACCGGTGGCCAGCCGCAGCGGGTGGTCATCACCGGTTCGGCACAGCGGCGCGACGTGACCACGTCGGAAGTGGGCACCTCGGTATCGCGCGAGCAGATCGAGCGGCTGCCGCAGGTGACCCGCAATTTTCTCTCCTTCGCCGACCTGGCGCCCGGCGTGCGCTTCGACGTCGACCAGTCCGGCAACGTCACGCTGCGCAGCGGTGCCCAGAACCAGGACAACGTGAACGTGTTCATCGATGGCGTAAGCCAGAAGAACAATATCCTGCGCGGCGGCATCTCGGGACTGGACTCCAGCCGCGGCAACCCTTTCCCGCAATCGGCGATCGCCGAATACAAGGTCATCTCGCAGAACTACAAGGCCGAGTTCGACCAGGTATCCAGCGCGGCCATCACGGCCGTCACCAAGTCCGGCACCAATGAACTGCATGGCGACGTGTTCTGGGACCACACGGGCACCAACGTGACGGCGATGGACCCGTTCCAGAAGAAGGCCGAGGCGCAGGGCATCGCCCGGCCGGATTCCAAGCAGGACCAGTTCGGCATGACGCTCGGCGGCCCGATCAGGAAGGATGTGGCGCACTTCTTCCTGGCCTACGAGGGCAAGAAGATCGACGATCCGCGCCAGGTGCTGCTGCAAAACCAGAACCAGCTGCCCAACGCGGGCATCGTGCCGTCGCTGCTGGCGCAGCAGGGCGCCACGACCTCGAAATTCGACGAAGACCTCTTCCTGGCGAAGCTCAATGCCCGCATCTCGGATGAGCACGACCTGGAAGCCACCGTGCGCGTGCGCCGCGAAACGGACCTGGTACCGGAAGACAAGCTGCTCAGCCTTCCAGGCAACGAAGTGGCGCGCGACAACGACGAAGACCGCTTCGACGTCAAGCACACCTGGACCACCGACAGGTTCGTCAACGAGGCGCGCATCGGCTACGAGAAGTACACGTGGAACCCGCACTCGTCCGCCACCGAACCGTACATCAAGTACCTGGTGTCGCCCACCAATACGAAGGATAACGTGGTCAGCGTGGCGATCGCCGGCGGCTCCCCGAATGCCCAGTTTCGCCAGCAGAAAGGCAAGCTGCTGCAGGACGACTTCACTTTCACGGGACTGGACCGCCACACGCTCAAGGGCGGCATCAAGATCAAGTGGATGGAATACGACCTGTCCGGCACGGCGCGTTCGGTGGACATGTTCGAGCAGCTGATCAACAACGTGACCGGCATTCCCGAGACGACGAAAAGCGATCCGGCCCTCGCGGCGGTCGGCGTGAACTTCAAGAACACGCAATACGGCATCTACCTGCAGGACGACTGGCAAGTCACGCCCCGGCTGGAACTGAACCTGGGCCTGCGCTACGACTATGAAAACAATATGCTCAACGACGGCTATGCCACGCCGGCGGACCGGGTGGCGATCTTCAGCCAGCCCGATACGCGCGAAGGTGCGCCGGCCGGCCAGACGTATGGGCAGTCGCTCGCCAAGGGCGGCATCAATATCGCCGATTACATCAGCACGGGCAGCAGCCGCAAGGCGTTCAAGGATGCGTGGCAGCCGCGCCTGGGCTTTTCCTACGACCTGAAAGGCGACCGCAGTTCCGTGATCTTCGGCGGCTGGGGCCGCGCCTATGACCGCGCGGTGGCGAACTATGCGCTGGACGAGCTTCAGAAGAATGCGCAGCCGGGCGGCGAGGTCTGGATGATCCGCAACGACCACAAGGCGCCGTACACGGACCAGTTCAGCCTGGGCCTGCGCCAGGCGCTCGGCATCTGGAACGGCGAAGTGGGCTACACGAACTCGCGCAGCCGCAACCAGTTCAACTGGTTCGGCGGCAATCGCGACCCGCAGGGCGGCTGGGGCAAGCAGAGCCCGATCGACCCGCTGTGGGGTTCGGTGCCGGGCTACGGCACGCTGATCCTCGGCGACTTCATCAGCCAGGCGAAGACGGAAACCGTGTACTTCAAGGTCGACAAGCCGTATTCGCGCAGCTCGCGCTGGAGCGTGTCGGCCACCTATACGTACAGCGATGCGCAGACCACCAACAAGGAGTGGAAGAACGACATCTTCAACTGGACGTACGGCCGCTATCCCGGCCAGTGGAATCCATCGGCCGAGGTGGAAAAGCACCGCCTCGTGGTCGCGGCAACGTCGGGCGACCTGCTGCCGTGGGGCCTGCTGCTGTCGGGCAAGGCCACGTTCGGCTCGGGCCTGCCGTTCCGCATGACCGACTGCCACCTCGGTGCCAACCAATGCGTGTCGATCAAGGGCGAAAGCGACAACTTCAAGCAGGTCGACATCGGCCTCGCCAAGGATGTCCAGTTCCGCTTCGGCGCGCTGACCCTGCGCGCCGACGTGCTGAACCTCTTCAACAGCATCAATTACGGTGGCTACGACGGCTGGGTGGGCCAGCCGGGATCGGCCAACCGCTATGGCGGCGACAACCCGAACGTGGGCCTGGCCAACGCGATGGGCGGTCCGATGCGCACGCTGAAGCTGTCGGCCCGCTACGCGTTCTGA
- a CDS encoding sugar ABC transporter substrate-binding protein, producing the protein MPGRRTVLRTALAAGIAAGLPACARQAGDGGTVLKFWAMGREGEVVAALLPEFERRHPGVRVEVQQLPWTAAHEKLLTAFAGDAMPDLFQLGNTWVAELATLKAIEPLDARVAASDSVDPKDYFEGVWSTNVVDGRLYGVPWYVDTRVMFYNRELLKRAGYAAMPATWDGWMKAMRAVKRLVGPDKYVILLPHEEFAPLLVLALQQPEELLRDGGRYGNFRSASFRRALQLYADMYREGLAPIERVSNVYHEFSTEYVSFYISGPWNIGEFRRRVAPAKQHAWATALMPGPQGPAASLAGGSSLAVASSSPHKEAAWQLVEYLSQVDTATQFNRLTGNLPPRRANWNDRRLADDPHAKAFRVQLENVRPEPRVPEWESILAELRIMGERVAHGDIGVDAAAAELDAKADRILEKRRWMLDRERRA; encoded by the coding sequence ATGCCCGGCCGCCGCACCGTCCTGCGTACCGCGCTGGCCGCGGGCATTGCCGCCGGCCTGCCGGCGTGCGCGCGCCAGGCCGGCGATGGCGGCACTGTCCTGAAATTCTGGGCGATGGGGCGGGAGGGCGAGGTCGTTGCCGCCTTGCTCCCCGAGTTCGAGCGGCGCCACCCCGGCGTGCGCGTGGAGGTGCAGCAATTGCCATGGACGGCCGCGCACGAAAAGCTGCTCACGGCGTTCGCCGGCGATGCGATGCCGGACCTGTTCCAGCTTGGTAATACCTGGGTGGCGGAGCTGGCCACGTTGAAGGCGATCGAGCCGCTCGATGCGCGGGTAGCCGCCTCCGACTCGGTCGATCCGAAGGATTATTTCGAAGGCGTCTGGAGCACCAACGTGGTCGACGGCCGGCTGTATGGCGTGCCGTGGTATGTCGATACGCGGGTCATGTTCTACAACCGCGAGCTGTTGAAGCGTGCCGGCTACGCAGCGATGCCCGCCACGTGGGACGGCTGGATGAAGGCGATGCGCGCCGTGAAGCGGCTCGTGGGGCCGGACAAGTACGTGATCCTGCTGCCGCACGAGGAATTCGCGCCGCTGCTGGTGCTGGCGCTGCAGCAGCCGGAAGAGTTGCTGCGCGACGGCGGCCGCTACGGCAACTTCCGCAGCGCCTCGTTCCGCCGCGCGCTGCAACTGTATGCCGACATGTACCGCGAAGGGCTCGCGCCGATCGAGCGGGTATCGAACGTCTACCACGAGTTCAGCACCGAATATGTGTCGTTCTACATTTCGGGGCCGTGGAATATCGGCGAGTTCCGGCGGCGCGTGGCGCCCGCGAAGCAGCATGCCTGGGCCACGGCCCTGATGCCGGGACCGCAAGGCCCGGCCGCGTCGCTCGCAGGCGGTTCCAGCCTGGCCGTTGCCAGCAGTTCGCCGCACAAGGAGGCGGCGTGGCAGCTGGTCGAATACCTGTCGCAGGTGGACACGGCGACGCAGTTCAACCGGTTGACGGGCAACCTGCCGCCGCGCCGCGCCAACTGGAACGACCGGCGGCTGGCCGACGATCCGCACGCGAAGGCGTTTCGTGTACAGCTCGAGAACGTGCGCCCCGAGCCGCGCGTGCCGGAGTGGGAAAGCATCCTGGCCGAGTTGCGCATCATGGGCGAGCGCGTGGCGCACGGCGATATCGGCGTCGATGCCGCCGCCGCCGAGCTGGACGCGAAGGCCGACCGCATCCTGGAAAAGCGGCGCTGGATGCTGGACCGGGAGCGGCGCGCATGA